The following coding sequences are from one Mauremys reevesii isolate NIE-2019 unplaced genomic scaffold, ASM1616193v1 Contig22, whole genome shotgun sequence window:
- the LOC120393528 gene encoding zinc finger protein 774-like isoform X2: MGRWRTRVCPVSGSAWAAWVFVPPRGSQEVVESQAGFRLQGAPQWDVTAEQPVPLTPPAASDHTSEAEMQLPLEQTAMWPEVTVETTMESHATRLLTLEGRMGMAENKLVGCERTVVEFGNQLESKWAVLGTLIQEYGLLQRRLENMENLLKKKDVWILKLPPGAQGEVPKVPVKFDEVSGCFSGQEWGVLEQRREELHKNTMRNNYETLNSLDNAASTPDAESPAEPRVEPRVQEQQESQKRESPPDPSTGSPTSTPSDSSWIKQEETPCAESQGGLVEREIPTEPIKDEDSAAVPELPRGAQGSSEEDFQRPAERWSPGSQCSSLTQQGNPAGSSLGQPTPCGGDFSGLAAATEQEESPPGEGPYICSECGESFVCKQLFAVHQGVHTAGGVCISPACGEGLSQKSSLLHPQRSQVLAGAKPYKCAESEMNFSLKSSLLKHQVSHTGPYTCTKCRKSFRLKISLLVHQRLHAGKGEGSLLCTDCGKNFTHPSQLVRHQRIHTGERPYQCTDCEKSFTEKSKLTNHYRTHTGERPYACAQCGKRFIRKHHLLKHQRVHTGERPYQCPECEKSFTQKYYLVDHRRLHTGERPFQCPTCQKSFTEKSKLTSHFRIHTGERPYHCGECGKRFTEKSQLTNHFRIHTGERPYACAQCDKCFIRKHHLLKHQRVHTGERLHRCPQCEKSFRYKQSLNCHLKIHLGNHCPMGSALSPEQQTPARPLCV; encoded by the exons ATGGGCCGCTGGAGGACTCGGGTTTGTCCGGTGTCGGGTAGTGCCTGGGCGGCCTGGGTCTTTGTCCCACCCCGGGGAAGCCAGGAAGTGGTTGAGAGCCAAGCAGGGTTCAGGCTGCAGGGG GCTCCGCAATGGGATGTCACAGCAGAGCAACCGGTGCCTTTAACGCCCCCGGCTGCCTCTGATCATACTTCTGAGGCGGAAATGCAGCTGCCGCTGGAACAAACTGCCATGTGGCCAGAGGTAACGGTGGAGACCACCATGGAGTCACATGCCACGCGACTGTTGACGCTAGAGGGAAGAATGGGGATGGCGGAGAACAAACTAGTCGGCTGTGAGAGGACAGTGGTGGAGTTTGGGAACCAGCTGGAGAGTAAGTGGGCCGTGCTGGGAACTCTGATCCAGGAGTACGGGCTGCTGCAGAGGAGGCTGGAGAACATGGAGAACCTGCTGAAGAAAAAAGATGTCTGGATCCTAAAACTTCCCCCAGGCGCGCAGGGAGAAGTCCCCAAG GTCCCTGTGAAGTTCGATGAGGTCTCGGGCTGTTTCTCcgggcaggagtggggggtttTAGAGCAACGGCGGGAGGAGCTTCACAAGAACACAATGAGGAACAACTATGAGACGTTGAACTCGCTGG ACAATGCTGCTTCCACGCCTGATGCTGAGTCCCCAGCAGAACCCCGGGTAGAGCCTCGAGTCCAGGAACAGCAGGAATCTCAAAAAAGAGAATCTCCGCCGGATCCCAGCACAG GATCTCCCACTTCTACTCCCAGCGACAGCTCATGGATTAAACAAGAGGAAACACCATGTGCTGAGAGTCAGGGGGGCTTGGTGGAAAGAGAAATCCCTACGGAGCCCATCAAGG ATGAGGACAGTGCTGCCGTCCCGGAACTTCCCCGGGGGGCGCAGGGAAGCTCGGAGGAGGATTTCCAGAGACCTGCTGAGAGATGGAGCCCCGGAAGTCAGTGCAGCTCACTGACCCAGCAGGGAAACCCTGCAGGAAGCAGCCTGGGCCAGCCCACTCCATGTGGAGGAGACTTCAGCGGCCTCGCAGCAGCCACTGAGCAGGAGGAAAGTCCCCCAGGAGAGGGGCCGTATatatgcagtgaatgtggggaaAGCTTTGTCTGTAAGCAGTTGTTTGCAGTGCACCAGGGAGTCCACACAGCAGGGGGAGTCTGCATTTCTCCAGCATGTGGAGAAGGCCTCAGTCAGAAATCCAGTCTCCTACATCCCCAGAGAAGCCAGGTCCTGGCAGGTGCAAAACCCTACAAATGCGCTGAGAGCGAGATGAACTTTAGCCTCAAATCCAGCCTTCTCAAGCACCAGGTCAGTCACACAGGCCCGTACACCTGCACTAAGTGCAGGAAGAGCTTCAGGCTGAAGATAAGCCTCCTCGTCCACCAGCGACTCCATGCAGGGAAGGGCGAGGGCTCGCTGCTCTGTACGGACTGCGGGAAGAACTTCACCCACCCCTCGCAGCTGGTCCGGCACCAGCGGATCCACACGGGGGAGCGGCCCTACCAGTGCACCGACTGCGAGAAGAGCTTCACCGAGAAGTCCAAGCTCACCAACCACTACCGCACGCACACCGGTGAGCGGCCCTACGCCTGCGCCCAGTGCGGGAAGCGCTTCATCCGCAAGCACCACCTGCTGAAACACCAGCGCGTGCACACGGGTGAGCGGCCCTACCAGTGCCCCGAGTGCGAGAAGAGCTTCACCCAGAAGTACTACCTGGTCGATCACCGGCGGCTGCACACGGGCGAGCGCCCCTTCCAGTGCCCCACCTGCCAGAAGAGCTTCACCGAGAAGTCCAAGCTCACCAGCCACTTCCGCATCCACACGGGGGAGCGGCCCTACCACTGCGGGGAGTGCGGGAAGCGCTTCACGGAGAAATCCCAGCTCACCAACCACTTCCgcatccacaccggggagcggccctacGCCTGCGCCCAGTGCGACAAGTGCTTCATCCGCAAGCACCACCTGCTGAAGCACCAGCGTGTGCACACGGGCGAGAGACTCCACCGCTGCCCCCAGTGTGAGAAGAGCTTCCGCTACAAACAGTCACTGAACTGCCATCTGAAAATCCACCTGGGGAACCACTGCCCCATGGGCAGCGCCCTGTCCCCTGAGCAACAAACCCCGGCTAGACctctttgtgtgtga
- the LOC120393528 gene encoding zinc finger protein 345-like isoform X4 encodes MGRWRTRAPQWDVTAEQPVPLTPPAASDHTSEAEMQLPLEQTAMWPEVTVETTMESHATRLLTLEGRMGMAENKLVGCERTVVEFGNQLESKWAVLGTLIQEYGLLQRRLENMENLLKKKDVWILKLPPGAQGEVPKVPVKFDEVSGCFSGQEWGVLEQRREELHKNTMRNNYETLNSLDNAASTPDAESPAEPRVEPRVQEQQESQKRESPPDPSTGSPTSTPSDSSWIKQEETPCAESQGGLVEREIPTEPIKADEDSAAVPELPRGAQGSSEEDFQRPAERWSPGSQCSSLTQQGNPAGSSLGQPTPCGGDFSGLAAATEQEESPPGEGPYICSECGESFVCKQLFAVHQGVHTAGGVCISPACGEGLSQKSSLLHPQRSQVLAGAKPYKCAESEMNFSLKSSLLKHQVSHTGPYTCTKCRKSFRLKISLLVHQRLHAGKGEGSLLCTDCGKNFTHPSQLVRHQRIHTGERPYQCTDCEKSFTEKSKLTNHYRTHTGERPYACAQCGKRFIRKHHLLKHQRVHTGERPYQCPECEKSFTQKYYLVDHRRLHTGERPFQCPTCQKSFTEKSKLTSHFRIHTGERPYHCGECGKRFTEKSQLTNHFRIHTGERPYACAQCDKCFIRKHHLLKHQRVHTGERLHRCPQCEKSFRYKQSLNCHLKIHLGNHCPMGSALSPEQQTPARPLCV; translated from the exons ATGGGCCGCTGGAGGACTCGG GCTCCGCAATGGGATGTCACAGCAGAGCAACCGGTGCCTTTAACGCCCCCGGCTGCCTCTGATCATACTTCTGAGGCGGAAATGCAGCTGCCGCTGGAACAAACTGCCATGTGGCCAGAGGTAACGGTGGAGACCACCATGGAGTCACATGCCACGCGACTGTTGACGCTAGAGGGAAGAATGGGGATGGCGGAGAACAAACTAGTCGGCTGTGAGAGGACAGTGGTGGAGTTTGGGAACCAGCTGGAGAGTAAGTGGGCCGTGCTGGGAACTCTGATCCAGGAGTACGGGCTGCTGCAGAGGAGGCTGGAGAACATGGAGAACCTGCTGAAGAAAAAAGATGTCTGGATCCTAAAACTTCCCCCAGGCGCGCAGGGAGAAGTCCCCAAG GTCCCTGTGAAGTTCGATGAGGTCTCGGGCTGTTTCTCcgggcaggagtggggggtttTAGAGCAACGGCGGGAGGAGCTTCACAAGAACACAATGAGGAACAACTATGAGACGTTGAACTCGCTGG ACAATGCTGCTTCCACGCCTGATGCTGAGTCCCCAGCAGAACCCCGGGTAGAGCCTCGAGTCCAGGAACAGCAGGAATCTCAAAAAAGAGAATCTCCGCCGGATCCCAGCACAG GATCTCCCACTTCTACTCCCAGCGACAGCTCATGGATTAAACAAGAGGAAACACCATGTGCTGAGAGTCAGGGGGGCTTGGTGGAAAGAGAAATCCCTACGGAGCCCATCAAGG CAGATGAGGACAGTGCTGCCGTCCCGGAACTTCCCCGGGGGGCGCAGGGAAGCTCGGAGGAGGATTTCCAGAGACCTGCTGAGAGATGGAGCCCCGGAAGTCAGTGCAGCTCACTGACCCAGCAGGGAAACCCTGCAGGAAGCAGCCTGGGCCAGCCCACTCCATGTGGAGGAGACTTCAGCGGCCTCGCAGCAGCCACTGAGCAGGAGGAAAGTCCCCCAGGAGAGGGGCCGTATatatgcagtgaatgtggggaaAGCTTTGTCTGTAAGCAGTTGTTTGCAGTGCACCAGGGAGTCCACACAGCAGGGGGAGTCTGCATTTCTCCAGCATGTGGAGAAGGCCTCAGTCAGAAATCCAGTCTCCTACATCCCCAGAGAAGCCAGGTCCTGGCAGGTGCAAAACCCTACAAATGCGCTGAGAGCGAGATGAACTTTAGCCTCAAATCCAGCCTTCTCAAGCACCAGGTCAGTCACACAGGCCCGTACACCTGCACTAAGTGCAGGAAGAGCTTCAGGCTGAAGATAAGCCTCCTCGTCCACCAGCGACTCCATGCAGGGAAGGGCGAGGGCTCGCTGCTCTGTACGGACTGCGGGAAGAACTTCACCCACCCCTCGCAGCTGGTCCGGCACCAGCGGATCCACACGGGGGAGCGGCCCTACCAGTGCACCGACTGCGAGAAGAGCTTCACCGAGAAGTCCAAGCTCACCAACCACTACCGCACGCACACCGGTGAGCGGCCCTACGCCTGCGCCCAGTGCGGGAAGCGCTTCATCCGCAAGCACCACCTGCTGAAACACCAGCGCGTGCACACGGGTGAGCGGCCCTACCAGTGCCCCGAGTGCGAGAAGAGCTTCACCCAGAAGTACTACCTGGTCGATCACCGGCGGCTGCACACGGGCGAGCGCCCCTTCCAGTGCCCCACCTGCCAGAAGAGCTTCACCGAGAAGTCCAAGCTCACCAGCCACTTCCGCATCCACACGGGGGAGCGGCCCTACCACTGCGGGGAGTGCGGGAAGCGCTTCACGGAGAAATCCCAGCTCACCAACCACTTCCgcatccacaccggggagcggccctacGCCTGCGCCCAGTGCGACAAGTGCTTCATCCGCAAGCACCACCTGCTGAAGCACCAGCGTGTGCACACGGGCGAGAGACTCCACCGCTGCCCCCAGTGTGAGAAGAGCTTCCGCTACAAACAGTCACTGAACTGCCATCTGAAAATCCACCTGGGGAACCACTGCCCCATGGGCAGCGCCCTGTCCCCTGAGCAACAAACCCCGGCTAGACctctttgtgtgtga
- the LOC120393528 gene encoding zinc finger protein 345-like isoform X3 — protein MAERAAAQAPQWDVTAEQPVPLTPPAASDHTSEAEMQLPLEQTAMWPEVTVETTMESHATRLLTLEGRMGMAENKLVGCERTVVEFGNQLESKWAVLGTLIQEYGLLQRRLENMENLLKKKDVWILKLPPGAQGEVPKVPVKFDEVSGCFSGQEWGVLEQRREELHKNTMRNNYETLNSLDNAASTPDAESPAEPRVEPRVQEQQESQKRESPPDPSTGSPTSTPSDSSWIKQEETPCAESQGGLVEREIPTEPIKADEDSAAVPELPRGAQGSSEEDFQRPAERWSPGSQCSSLTQQGNPAGSSLGQPTPCGGDFSGLAAATEQEESPPGEGPYICSECGESFVCKQLFAVHQGVHTAGGVCISPACGEGLSQKSSLLHPQRSQVLAGAKPYKCAESEMNFSLKSSLLKHQVSHTGPYTCTKCRKSFRLKISLLVHQRLHAGKGEGSLLCTDCGKNFTHPSQLVRHQRIHTGERPYQCTDCEKSFTEKSKLTNHYRTHTGERPYACAQCGKRFIRKHHLLKHQRVHTGERPYQCPECEKSFTQKYYLVDHRRLHTGERPFQCPTCQKSFTEKSKLTSHFRIHTGERPYHCGECGKRFTEKSQLTNHFRIHTGERPYACAQCDKCFIRKHHLLKHQRVHTGERLHRCPQCEKSFRYKQSLNCHLKIHLGNHCPMGSALSPEQQTPARPLCV, from the exons ATGGCCGAGCGGGCCGCTGCCCAG GCTCCGCAATGGGATGTCACAGCAGAGCAACCGGTGCCTTTAACGCCCCCGGCTGCCTCTGATCATACTTCTGAGGCGGAAATGCAGCTGCCGCTGGAACAAACTGCCATGTGGCCAGAGGTAACGGTGGAGACCACCATGGAGTCACATGCCACGCGACTGTTGACGCTAGAGGGAAGAATGGGGATGGCGGAGAACAAACTAGTCGGCTGTGAGAGGACAGTGGTGGAGTTTGGGAACCAGCTGGAGAGTAAGTGGGCCGTGCTGGGAACTCTGATCCAGGAGTACGGGCTGCTGCAGAGGAGGCTGGAGAACATGGAGAACCTGCTGAAGAAAAAAGATGTCTGGATCCTAAAACTTCCCCCAGGCGCGCAGGGAGAAGTCCCCAAG GTCCCTGTGAAGTTCGATGAGGTCTCGGGCTGTTTCTCcgggcaggagtggggggtttTAGAGCAACGGCGGGAGGAGCTTCACAAGAACACAATGAGGAACAACTATGAGACGTTGAACTCGCTGG ACAATGCTGCTTCCACGCCTGATGCTGAGTCCCCAGCAGAACCCCGGGTAGAGCCTCGAGTCCAGGAACAGCAGGAATCTCAAAAAAGAGAATCTCCGCCGGATCCCAGCACAG GATCTCCCACTTCTACTCCCAGCGACAGCTCATGGATTAAACAAGAGGAAACACCATGTGCTGAGAGTCAGGGGGGCTTGGTGGAAAGAGAAATCCCTACGGAGCCCATCAAGG CAGATGAGGACAGTGCTGCCGTCCCGGAACTTCCCCGGGGGGCGCAGGGAAGCTCGGAGGAGGATTTCCAGAGACCTGCTGAGAGATGGAGCCCCGGAAGTCAGTGCAGCTCACTGACCCAGCAGGGAAACCCTGCAGGAAGCAGCCTGGGCCAGCCCACTCCATGTGGAGGAGACTTCAGCGGCCTCGCAGCAGCCACTGAGCAGGAGGAAAGTCCCCCAGGAGAGGGGCCGTATatatgcagtgaatgtggggaaAGCTTTGTCTGTAAGCAGTTGTTTGCAGTGCACCAGGGAGTCCACACAGCAGGGGGAGTCTGCATTTCTCCAGCATGTGGAGAAGGCCTCAGTCAGAAATCCAGTCTCCTACATCCCCAGAGAAGCCAGGTCCTGGCAGGTGCAAAACCCTACAAATGCGCTGAGAGCGAGATGAACTTTAGCCTCAAATCCAGCCTTCTCAAGCACCAGGTCAGTCACACAGGCCCGTACACCTGCACTAAGTGCAGGAAGAGCTTCAGGCTGAAGATAAGCCTCCTCGTCCACCAGCGACTCCATGCAGGGAAGGGCGAGGGCTCGCTGCTCTGTACGGACTGCGGGAAGAACTTCACCCACCCCTCGCAGCTGGTCCGGCACCAGCGGATCCACACGGGGGAGCGGCCCTACCAGTGCACCGACTGCGAGAAGAGCTTCACCGAGAAGTCCAAGCTCACCAACCACTACCGCACGCACACCGGTGAGCGGCCCTACGCCTGCGCCCAGTGCGGGAAGCGCTTCATCCGCAAGCACCACCTGCTGAAACACCAGCGCGTGCACACGGGTGAGCGGCCCTACCAGTGCCCCGAGTGCGAGAAGAGCTTCACCCAGAAGTACTACCTGGTCGATCACCGGCGGCTGCACACGGGCGAGCGCCCCTTCCAGTGCCCCACCTGCCAGAAGAGCTTCACCGAGAAGTCCAAGCTCACCAGCCACTTCCGCATCCACACGGGGGAGCGGCCCTACCACTGCGGGGAGTGCGGGAAGCGCTTCACGGAGAAATCCCAGCTCACCAACCACTTCCgcatccacaccggggagcggccctacGCCTGCGCCCAGTGCGACAAGTGCTTCATCCGCAAGCACCACCTGCTGAAGCACCAGCGTGTGCACACGGGCGAGAGACTCCACCGCTGCCCCCAGTGTGAGAAGAGCTTCCGCTACAAACAGTCACTGAACTGCCATCTGAAAATCCACCTGGGGAACCACTGCCCCATGGGCAGCGCCCTGTCCCCTGAGCAACAAACCCCGGCTAGACctctttgtgtgtga
- the LOC120393528 gene encoding zinc finger protein 777-like isoform X1 codes for MGRWRTRVCPVSGSAWAAWVFVPPRGSQEVVESQAGFRLQGAPQWDVTAEQPVPLTPPAASDHTSEAEMQLPLEQTAMWPEVTVETTMESHATRLLTLEGRMGMAENKLVGCERTVVEFGNQLESKWAVLGTLIQEYGLLQRRLENMENLLKKKDVWILKLPPGAQGEVPKVPVKFDEVSGCFSGQEWGVLEQRREELHKNTMRNNYETLNSLDNAASTPDAESPAEPRVEPRVQEQQESQKRESPPDPSTGSPTSTPSDSSWIKQEETPCAESQGGLVEREIPTEPIKADEDSAAVPELPRGAQGSSEEDFQRPAERWSPGSQCSSLTQQGNPAGSSLGQPTPCGGDFSGLAAATEQEESPPGEGPYICSECGESFVCKQLFAVHQGVHTAGGVCISPACGEGLSQKSSLLHPQRSQVLAGAKPYKCAESEMNFSLKSSLLKHQVSHTGPYTCTKCRKSFRLKISLLVHQRLHAGKGEGSLLCTDCGKNFTHPSQLVRHQRIHTGERPYQCTDCEKSFTEKSKLTNHYRTHTGERPYACAQCGKRFIRKHHLLKHQRVHTGERPYQCPECEKSFTQKYYLVDHRRLHTGERPFQCPTCQKSFTEKSKLTSHFRIHTGERPYHCGECGKRFTEKSQLTNHFRIHTGERPYACAQCDKCFIRKHHLLKHQRVHTGERLHRCPQCEKSFRYKQSLNCHLKIHLGNHCPMGSALSPEQQTPARPLCV; via the exons ATGGGCCGCTGGAGGACTCGGGTTTGTCCGGTGTCGGGTAGTGCCTGGGCGGCCTGGGTCTTTGTCCCACCCCGGGGAAGCCAGGAAGTGGTTGAGAGCCAAGCAGGGTTCAGGCTGCAGGGG GCTCCGCAATGGGATGTCACAGCAGAGCAACCGGTGCCTTTAACGCCCCCGGCTGCCTCTGATCATACTTCTGAGGCGGAAATGCAGCTGCCGCTGGAACAAACTGCCATGTGGCCAGAGGTAACGGTGGAGACCACCATGGAGTCACATGCCACGCGACTGTTGACGCTAGAGGGAAGAATGGGGATGGCGGAGAACAAACTAGTCGGCTGTGAGAGGACAGTGGTGGAGTTTGGGAACCAGCTGGAGAGTAAGTGGGCCGTGCTGGGAACTCTGATCCAGGAGTACGGGCTGCTGCAGAGGAGGCTGGAGAACATGGAGAACCTGCTGAAGAAAAAAGATGTCTGGATCCTAAAACTTCCCCCAGGCGCGCAGGGAGAAGTCCCCAAG GTCCCTGTGAAGTTCGATGAGGTCTCGGGCTGTTTCTCcgggcaggagtggggggtttTAGAGCAACGGCGGGAGGAGCTTCACAAGAACACAATGAGGAACAACTATGAGACGTTGAACTCGCTGG ACAATGCTGCTTCCACGCCTGATGCTGAGTCCCCAGCAGAACCCCGGGTAGAGCCTCGAGTCCAGGAACAGCAGGAATCTCAAAAAAGAGAATCTCCGCCGGATCCCAGCACAG GATCTCCCACTTCTACTCCCAGCGACAGCTCATGGATTAAACAAGAGGAAACACCATGTGCTGAGAGTCAGGGGGGCTTGGTGGAAAGAGAAATCCCTACGGAGCCCATCAAGG CAGATGAGGACAGTGCTGCCGTCCCGGAACTTCCCCGGGGGGCGCAGGGAAGCTCGGAGGAGGATTTCCAGAGACCTGCTGAGAGATGGAGCCCCGGAAGTCAGTGCAGCTCACTGACCCAGCAGGGAAACCCTGCAGGAAGCAGCCTGGGCCAGCCCACTCCATGTGGAGGAGACTTCAGCGGCCTCGCAGCAGCCACTGAGCAGGAGGAAAGTCCCCCAGGAGAGGGGCCGTATatatgcagtgaatgtggggaaAGCTTTGTCTGTAAGCAGTTGTTTGCAGTGCACCAGGGAGTCCACACAGCAGGGGGAGTCTGCATTTCTCCAGCATGTGGAGAAGGCCTCAGTCAGAAATCCAGTCTCCTACATCCCCAGAGAAGCCAGGTCCTGGCAGGTGCAAAACCCTACAAATGCGCTGAGAGCGAGATGAACTTTAGCCTCAAATCCAGCCTTCTCAAGCACCAGGTCAGTCACACAGGCCCGTACACCTGCACTAAGTGCAGGAAGAGCTTCAGGCTGAAGATAAGCCTCCTCGTCCACCAGCGACTCCATGCAGGGAAGGGCGAGGGCTCGCTGCTCTGTACGGACTGCGGGAAGAACTTCACCCACCCCTCGCAGCTGGTCCGGCACCAGCGGATCCACACGGGGGAGCGGCCCTACCAGTGCACCGACTGCGAGAAGAGCTTCACCGAGAAGTCCAAGCTCACCAACCACTACCGCACGCACACCGGTGAGCGGCCCTACGCCTGCGCCCAGTGCGGGAAGCGCTTCATCCGCAAGCACCACCTGCTGAAACACCAGCGCGTGCACACGGGTGAGCGGCCCTACCAGTGCCCCGAGTGCGAGAAGAGCTTCACCCAGAAGTACTACCTGGTCGATCACCGGCGGCTGCACACGGGCGAGCGCCCCTTCCAGTGCCCCACCTGCCAGAAGAGCTTCACCGAGAAGTCCAAGCTCACCAGCCACTTCCGCATCCACACGGGGGAGCGGCCCTACCACTGCGGGGAGTGCGGGAAGCGCTTCACGGAGAAATCCCAGCTCACCAACCACTTCCgcatccacaccggggagcggccctacGCCTGCGCCCAGTGCGACAAGTGCTTCATCCGCAAGCACCACCTGCTGAAGCACCAGCGTGTGCACACGGGCGAGAGACTCCACCGCTGCCCCCAGTGTGAGAAGAGCTTCCGCTACAAACAGTCACTGAACTGCCATCTGAAAATCCACCTGGGGAACCACTGCCCCATGGGCAGCGCCCTGTCCCCTGAGCAACAAACCCCGGCTAGACctctttgtgtgtga